One Armatimonadota bacterium genomic window carries:
- a CDS encoding DUF899 domain-containing protein, translating to MITEEIKALEKEIEEQKVRLAELRRSAPADPVQDYELKRADGTSVKLSDLFGEYDEMLLIHNMGSGCSYCTLWADGFNAFWPYLKTKCAFVLTSPDPAHKMAQFTGSRDWEFPCVSLDGTSLVKDFGFDAEWGTWPGVTALKKNADGSITRHAQSYFGPGDDYCALWGLLDLLPGGKGDWEPNYNK from the coding sequence ATGATCACCGAAGAAATCAAAGCCCTCGAAAAGGAAATCGAGGAACAAAAAGTTCGATTGGCCGAACTCCGCCGCTCTGCCCCAGCCGACCCCGTCCAGGATTACGAACTAAAGCGCGCCGATGGCACTTCGGTCAAGCTGTCCGATCTCTTCGGCGAATACGACGAGATGCTTCTGATCCACAACATGGGCTCCGGTTGCTCGTACTGCACGCTCTGGGCCGATGGCTTCAATGCGTTTTGGCCGTACCTCAAGACCAAGTGCGCCTTCGTCCTCACCTCACCCGATCCCGCGCATAAAATGGCTCAGTTCACCGGAAGCCGAGATTGGGAATTCCCGTGTGTCAGCCTCGACGGCACCTCGCTGGTCAAAGACTTTGGCTTCGATGCCGAATGGGGCACCTGGCCCGGTGTTACCGCCCTCAAGAAGAACGCCGATGGCTCGATCACCCGCCACGCCCAATCCTACTTCGGCCCTGGCGACGACTACTGCGCGCTGTGGGGCCTCCTCGATCTCCTCCCCGGCGGCAAAGGCGACTGGGAACCGAACTACAACAAGTAG
- a CDS encoding MreB/Mrl family cell shape determining protein: protein MRFVPRIAVDLGTANILVYRSGKGIVLSEPTVVAVNTSTGKVLAVGNDAREMIGRTPANITAIRPMKDGVIADYTTTLMMMKHIIEKTCGSRLPFKFAPDTLICVPAGVTNVERRAVIKAAKEAGAGRAMTIEEPYVAAIGAGLPIESAGGNMVVDIGGGTTDIAVLSLGGIVTSQSIRVAGNKMDEAIQKHIRNAYNLMIGEMTAEEIKIALGSAYPATQEAKMEVRGRDMIHGLPKTIEISSIEIREALNEPVRQIAEKLCHVLEETPPELASDVIERGITLTGGGALLRGLDRYLQDVTQINVRVADNALTCVAQGTGQAIERINSIKSSGALTEL, encoded by the coding sequence TTGAGATTCGTTCCGCGGATAGCCGTCGACCTCGGCACAGCTAACATCCTCGTCTATCGAAGTGGCAAGGGCATCGTCTTGAGCGAGCCTACGGTTGTGGCCGTCAACACCTCGACCGGAAAGGTTTTGGCGGTTGGGAACGACGCCCGCGAGATGATCGGACGAACGCCGGCGAACATCACCGCGATTCGGCCGATGAAGGACGGCGTGATCGCCGACTACACCACGACGCTGATGATGATGAAGCACATCATCGAGAAGACGTGCGGGTCTCGACTCCCTTTTAAGTTTGCTCCCGATACGCTGATCTGCGTTCCGGCGGGCGTCACCAACGTCGAGCGACGGGCCGTCATCAAGGCGGCGAAGGAAGCCGGGGCCGGGCGAGCGATGACCATCGAAGAGCCCTATGTCGCGGCGATCGGCGCAGGTCTGCCCATCGAGTCGGCGGGCGGCAACATGGTCGTCGATATCGGCGGCGGAACGACGGATATCGCGGTGCTTTCGCTCGGTGGAATCGTGACGTCGCAGAGCATCCGGGTGGCGGGTAACAAGATGGATGAGGCGATTCAGAAGCACATCCGTAACGCGTACAACCTGATGATCGGCGAGATGACCGCGGAAGAGATCAAGATCGCGCTGGGATCGGCGTATCCGGCCACGCAAGAGGCGAAGATGGAAGTCCGCGGTCGAGACATGATCCACGGCTTGCCGAAGACGATCGAGATCAGCAGTATTGAGATCCGCGAGGCTTTGAACGAGCCGGTGCGGCAGATCGCCGAGAAGCTGTGTCACGTGTTGGAAGAGACTCCTCCGGAGTTGGCGAGCGACGTCATCGAGCGGGGAATCACGCTGACGGGTGGCGGCGCGCTTTTGAGAGGATTGGATCGATATCTGCAAGATGTGACGCAGATTAATGTCCGCGTGGCGGATAATGCACTTACCTGCGTGGCCCAGGGAACGGGCCAGGCGATCGAGCGAATCAACTCGATCAAGTCGAGCGGAGCGTTGACGGAACTATGA
- a CDS encoding FtsX-like permease family protein — MSLLQSVLVALDMLRLHKLRAFLTMFGVIIGVMAVTMTVMISNGFQSYMTNQFSKIGAKTITIMFDPGFRQRGQSMGKFDGLKTDDLQYLRDRCSSLDIISPSVMVPAQKATFEDKTLDSPRVYGGSIQSFKLNGTELESGRFYTQEEVDDRANVAVIGIDVKTQLFGSNPAEGQLITLAGITVEVIGVAKKQTIFGQSNGKDIYIPYTSAQSKWVGGNKLNYIQATPKDGVKPDVAMDDIWKALMLKSGNKKIYRVDSAESILGVFNSLIASAGLLLSAIAALSLLVGGIGIMNIMLVSVTERTREIGLRKALGAKRSLILLQFIVESATLALVGGLIGMGIAYGFGTVVTLATQQMKWPNESGLATPFPLSAAVGAMMFSAFIGVIFGFYPALSASRLDPIVALRRE, encoded by the coding sequence ATGAGCCTGTTACAGAGCGTCCTCGTCGCGCTCGACATGCTCCGGCTCCACAAGCTTCGTGCATTCCTCACCATGTTTGGCGTGATCATCGGGGTCATGGCCGTCACAATGACGGTCATGATCTCGAACGGTTTTCAGTCGTACATGACCAACCAGTTCAGCAAGATCGGCGCAAAGACCATCACCATCATGTTCGACCCCGGTTTTCGCCAGCGCGGTCAGTCGATGGGCAAATTCGACGGCCTCAAGACCGACGATCTGCAGTACCTGCGCGACCGATGTTCCAGCCTCGATATCATTTCGCCGTCCGTGATGGTGCCCGCCCAAAAGGCGACCTTCGAGGACAAAACTCTCGATAGTCCGCGCGTCTACGGCGGTAGCATCCAGTCCTTTAAGCTCAACGGTACCGAACTCGAAAGCGGTCGATTCTACACGCAGGAAGAGGTCGACGACCGCGCCAACGTGGCCGTTATCGGCATCGACGTCAAGACCCAGCTATTTGGGAGCAATCCCGCCGAAGGCCAACTGATCACGCTGGCCGGCATCACCGTCGAGGTCATCGGCGTCGCCAAAAAGCAGACCATCTTTGGCCAATCCAACGGCAAGGACATCTATATTCCCTACACCTCCGCCCAAAGCAAATGGGTCGGCGGCAACAAGCTCAACTACATTCAGGCCACGCCAAAGGATGGCGTCAAACCCGACGTCGCGATGGACGACATCTGGAAAGCCTTGATGCTCAAAAGCGGAAACAAGAAGATCTACCGAGTCGATAGCGCCGAATCCATCCTTGGTGTCTTCAACAGCCTCATCGCCTCCGCGGGCCTGCTCCTCTCCGCCATCGCCGCACTTAGCCTCCTTGTCGGCGGTATCGGCATCATGAACATCATGCTGGTATCGGTCACCGAGAGGACGCGTGAGATTGGCCTTCGGAAGGCGCTCGGCGCAAAGCGAAGCCTCATCTTGCTCCAATTCATCGTCGAATCCGCAACCCTTGCGCTCGTCGGCGGCCTGATTGGAATGGGCATCGCCTACGGCTTCGGGACCGTGGTCACCCTAGCCACTCAGCAGATGAAATGGCCGAATGAAAGCGGCCTCGCCACCCCGTTCCCGCTATCGGCAGCCGTTGGAGCCATGATGTTCTCCGCCTTCATTGGCGTCATATTCGGCTTCTACCCTGCCCTCTCTGCCTCTCGCCTCGACCCCATCGTCGCGCTGCGACGAGAGTAA
- the rpsD gene encoding 30S ribosomal protein S4, whose protein sequence is MATYRGRKTDICRAVGYDIWGRPKSPASKRAYKVGQHGPNQRDNNRRSEYGEQLLAKQVIRRYYNMLEKQFSNTFRKAQRMSGNTSLNFLRLLEMRLATAVWRLGYAKTIFQARQMVSHCHVLVNGKVVNIASFQLKVGDVIEVRDRKSSRDIAKNNHFEAAAVPAYMEADVQHFKGKVIALPEREDFPKFFQEQQVVEFYAR, encoded by the coding sequence ATGGCGACTTATCGAGGAAGAAAAACTGACATTTGCCGAGCTGTCGGCTACGATATCTGGGGACGGCCGAAGAGCCCTGCCTCCAAGCGTGCCTATAAGGTTGGCCAGCACGGCCCTAACCAGCGCGACAACAACCGACGTTCGGAGTATGGCGAGCAGCTTTTGGCCAAGCAGGTCATCCGCCGCTACTACAACATGCTCGAGAAGCAGTTCTCGAACACATTCCGAAAGGCTCAGCGAATGAGCGGCAACACCAGCCTTAACTTCCTTCGCCTCCTTGAGATGCGACTTGCGACGGCGGTTTGGCGACTTGGCTATGCGAAGACGATCTTCCAGGCCCGCCAGATGGTCAGCCACTGCCACGTTCTCGTCAACGGCAAGGTTGTGAACATTGCTTCGTTCCAACTGAAGGTTGGCGACGTGATCGAGGTTCGCGATCGAAAGTCGAGCCGAGACATCGCGAAGAACAACCACTTCGAAGCCGCTGCGGTTCCGGCCTACATGGAAGCCGACGTCCAGCACTTCAAGGGCAAGGTTATCGCCTTGCCGGAGCGTGAAGACTTTCCGAAGTTCTTCCAAGAACAGCAGGTCGTCGAGTTCTACGCACGTTAA
- a CDS encoding HNH endonuclease, translated as MALHDVLVLNSNYEPLNVCNVRRAISLLVLGKADVIVHRDEPIISAGGELESPAVLRMKYQVKRPLPQLRLSRHAVLARDNYTCQYCGVRAKDMTIDHVVPRWVGGPHTWDNLVACCRRCNLKKADKTPQQANMTLKRKPRRPSFVPYLSLPIYLKAQSRDEWRDFLPYFPEVQAVSVA; from the coding sequence ATGGCGTTGCATGACGTTTTAGTACTAAACAGCAATTATGAGCCGCTGAATGTTTGCAACGTTCGGCGCGCAATCTCTTTGTTAGTTCTCGGGAAGGCCGATGTGATCGTACATCGGGACGAGCCGATTATTTCGGCGGGTGGAGAACTGGAGTCGCCAGCGGTTTTACGGATGAAATACCAAGTTAAGAGGCCTTTGCCGCAGTTGCGGCTGTCTCGTCATGCCGTACTTGCCCGCGACAACTATACATGTCAGTATTGCGGCGTGCGAGCGAAGGACATGACGATCGACCACGTGGTTCCGCGTTGGGTCGGCGGTCCGCACACGTGGGACAACTTGGTGGCTTGTTGCCGCCGATGCAACCTGAAGAAGGCGGATAAGACGCCTCAGCAGGCGAACATGACGCTGAAGCGGAAGCCTAGGCGGCCGAGCTTTGTGCCGTACCTGTCGCTACCGATCTACCTGAAGGCGCAGAGCCGGGACGAGTGGCGGGACTTTTTGCCCTACTTCCCAGAAGTTCAGGCCGTTTCGGTTGCCTAG
- a CDS encoding serine hydrolase, protein MTLASLVLPLSVLQKDAIDQYVESEMARQHIPGLALLIVKDGKTFKEQAYGVSNDEKKTPTQVTDRFDIGSIGKTYTAALIMQLVEQTKIKLDQKVKDILPDFPEKWKDITVHQLISHQSGLPDYALVPGVGLMDTYNQQTWKDTMYKLDLDFPSGRMYQYSNTNFVILGLILEKIIGKPYREIATERVFKRLGLTDTGFKEAGKPLPERSATGYFFIENKLQDAGTGGVSPTPSDGGEFSTVDDLRKWTEEFEAGKVVKKSTVRFMQTASLVTSGRKTGYGAGWMTNSIEGSPQITHGGNSVGFSGTISTFPKQRIEIYMLCNLYPVGGDGFAAGIARIMDPSLVRKPQISTTDPNPKETEELMAGLIDLGKGDIKSPRFHEDMQLRLATGRGRMVLPTFANCVNTKKMEFISSHPEKPDTVLRYRVYDDKTTWIVDFQVTEDGKIYSIARTADLDKK, encoded by the coding sequence ATGACTCTCGCTTCGCTCGTCCTTCCTCTCTCCGTCCTTCAAAAGGACGCCATCGACCAATACGTCGAATCCGAGATGGCGCGCCAGCACATCCCCGGCCTCGCCCTCCTCATCGTCAAAGACGGCAAGACTTTCAAGGAGCAAGCCTACGGAGTCTCGAACGACGAAAAGAAGACGCCAACCCAAGTCACCGACCGCTTCGACATCGGCTCCATCGGCAAGACCTACACCGCCGCACTCATCATGCAGTTGGTCGAGCAGACCAAGATCAAGCTCGACCAAAAGGTCAAAGACATCCTCCCCGATTTCCCCGAAAAATGGAAGGACATCACAGTCCACCAACTGATCTCCCATCAGTCCGGCCTCCCGGATTACGCGCTCGTGCCCGGCGTCGGCCTCATGGACACTTACAACCAGCAAACCTGGAAGGACACGATGTACAAACTCGACCTCGACTTCCCTTCGGGACGCATGTATCAGTACTCGAACACTAATTTCGTCATCCTCGGCCTCATCCTCGAAAAAATCATCGGCAAGCCTTACCGTGAAATCGCCACCGAGCGGGTCTTCAAGCGGCTTGGCCTCACCGACACCGGCTTCAAAGAGGCAGGAAAACCTCTTCCCGAACGGAGCGCCACCGGCTACTTCTTTATCGAAAATAAGCTTCAGGACGCGGGCACCGGCGGCGTCTCGCCCACTCCCTCCGATGGCGGCGAGTTCTCAACCGTCGACGACCTTCGCAAGTGGACCGAGGAGTTCGAAGCTGGAAAGGTCGTCAAAAAAAGCACAGTCAGGTTCATGCAGACCGCCTCACTCGTCACCAGCGGACGCAAGACCGGCTATGGTGCCGGGTGGATGACCAATTCGATCGAGGGCTCGCCGCAGATCACCCACGGCGGCAACTCCGTCGGCTTCTCGGGCACCATTTCCACCTTCCCCAAACAGCGGATCGAAATCTACATGCTGTGTAACCTCTATCCGGTGGGCGGCGACGGCTTCGCTGCTGGCATCGCCCGCATCATGGATCCGAGCCTGGTCCGCAAGCCGCAAATCTCGACCACCGATCCTAACCCCAAGGAAACCGAGGAGCTCATGGCCGGACTCATCGACCTCGGTAAGGGCGACATCAAGAGTCCGCGCTTCCACGAGGACATGCAACTTCGCCTCGCCACCGGGCGCGGACGAATGGTCCTGCCGACCTTCGCCAACTGCGTTAACACCAAGAAGATGGAGTTCATCTCTAGCCATCCCGAGAAGCCGGATACCGTCCTCCGCTACCGCGTTTACGACGACAAAACCACTTGGATTGTAGACTTCCAGGTCACCGAAGACGGCAAAATCTATTCCATCGCTCGGACCGCCGACCTAGACAAAAAATGA
- a CDS encoding HlyD family efflux transporter periplasmic adaptor subunit, producing the protein MKNYSSMVAVGILALAVVGCGKREQAAPEVPLTVSRGDVSITIIETGTVEAVKTVEAKPQVTGRIAKLYVDEGSVVKVGDLLAVIDPKPTQLQLDSNKAQLMGAQSQVDRASIEIAQRKKTAKASVEEAQARVAQLELELKTSPTLLQADIAQAQANLEASIQDRDRLVKNSQPTQLATAKSNLDQADQNLKNAEIDYNRQQDLLKQGYVAAKVVESAKLTLDNARSRYLEAKVAYDRTDAGFAADLARAEETIKANRAALKRAQANLYTLKTKQQDLATAKAQLESAQAGLADPALLEKGKLQNEATVMQLQSSLAETERLMRETEVRSPIAGIVTKRLLQEGENATGLGQFGSGSTIVRIEDRTQMRVKLAVNEIDVARLSIGMPADINVDAIPGKTLTGKISKIAPARQVVEGTTTLVGSDTVVKYEVEIMLDHVDPALKSGMSARCTMPVASKKNVIFLPIEYTEKDGDDYYAYFPAANPKDPKSKPQRQKLKVGLVTSSRIEILDGVKEGDKVVKPEFKGPSRKGFMQMGPDDDSSGSNNSSSGNGNGSGNGANGGNSGGGGASKGGGDKK; encoded by the coding sequence ATGAAGAATTACTCAAGCATGGTTGCTGTCGGCATTTTGGCGCTTGCCGTTGTTGGTTGCGGCAAGCGTGAACAAGCCGCACCCGAGGTACCGCTGACGGTATCGCGGGGTGATGTCTCAATTACGATTATCGAAACCGGCACCGTCGAAGCCGTCAAAACCGTCGAAGCGAAACCACAAGTCACTGGCCGAATCGCTAAGCTCTATGTAGACGAAGGGTCCGTCGTCAAAGTCGGTGATCTCCTCGCCGTCATCGACCCCAAGCCGACTCAACTCCAGCTCGACTCGAACAAGGCTCAGTTGATGGGCGCCCAAAGCCAGGTGGACCGCGCCTCCATCGAGATCGCGCAAAGAAAGAAGACCGCCAAGGCATCCGTCGAAGAGGCCCAGGCCAGAGTCGCCCAGCTTGAACTCGAACTCAAAACGTCGCCTACCCTGCTCCAGGCCGACATCGCTCAAGCCCAGGCCAATCTCGAAGCCTCGATCCAGGATCGAGACCGCCTCGTCAAGAATTCTCAACCAACCCAACTCGCGACCGCCAAGTCCAACCTCGATCAGGCCGATCAAAACCTCAAGAATGCCGAGATCGACTACAACCGACAGCAGGACCTCCTAAAGCAGGGCTATGTCGCCGCCAAGGTCGTCGAATCCGCCAAGCTCACGCTGGACAACGCCCGCTCCCGCTATCTCGAGGCTAAGGTTGCCTACGACCGCACCGATGCCGGCTTCGCCGCCGACCTCGCCCGCGCCGAGGAGACCATCAAGGCCAACCGCGCCGCCCTCAAGCGCGCCCAGGCCAACCTTTACACCCTCAAAACCAAGCAGCAGGACCTCGCGACCGCTAAAGCTCAACTCGAATCGGCTCAGGCTGGCCTCGCCGACCCTGCTCTGCTGGAAAAAGGCAAACTTCAAAACGAAGCCACCGTCATGCAGTTGCAGTCCTCGCTCGCCGAAACCGAGCGTCTGATGCGCGAGACCGAGGTCCGATCCCCAATCGCCGGCATCGTCACCAAGCGGCTCCTGCAGGAGGGTGAAAACGCCACGGGTCTTGGCCAGTTCGGCTCCGGTAGCACCATCGTTCGCATCGAGGACCGAACTCAGATGCGAGTCAAGCTCGCCGTTAACGAAATCGACGTCGCCCGACTCTCGATCGGCATGCCCGCCGATATAAACGTCGACGCTATTCCCGGCAAGACCCTCACTGGCAAGATCAGCAAAATCGCTCCCGCTCGACAGGTCGTCGAAGGCACCACAACTCTTGTCGGCAGCGACACCGTCGTCAAGTACGAGGTCGAAATCATGCTCGACCACGTCGACCCGGCCCTCAAGTCCGGTATGAGCGCCCGATGCACCATGCCCGTGGCCAGCAAGAAGAATGTCATCTTCCTGCCCATCGAATACACCGAGAAGGACGGCGACGATTACTACGCCTACTTCCCCGCCGCCAACCCCAAGGATCCCAAGTCCAAGCCTCAGCGCCAGAAGCTGAAGGTCGGACTCGTCACCAGCAGCCGTATCGAAATCCTCGATGGCGTCAAGGAAGGCGACAAGGTCGTCAAACCGGAATTCAAGGGACCAAGCCGCAAGGGCTTCATGCAGATGGGCCCGGATGACGACTCGTCCGGTAGCAACAACAGCAGTAGCGGAAACGGCAACGGAAGTGGAAACGGTGCTAATGGCGGAAATAGTGGAGGCGGTGGTGCCAGCAAAGGCGGCGGAGACAAGAAATGA
- the murA gene encoding UDP-N-acetylglucosamine 1-carboxyvinyltransferase yields MNSLVIRGGRKLSGEIEVSGSKNIALAILSSVVLAEEPVVLRNVPRISDTEIKAQLLEVFGAKVRWEDDSLYIDCSELRAGEADEEMVRSIRTSFYMVGPLLARIGKLDMPAPGGCKIGARPVDLHLKGLHALGATIDLDGGVYRASAEKLRGTEVYLDKPSAGATQHIMSTAALAHGTTTITNAAMEPEIVALGHFLNRIGANVEGAGTSSITIQGKKSLSGGTYKIPADRIQAGTFLLAGAITGGDVTVKDILPEDQTAVVNKLREAGAMIETGADWVRVGAPSRLQSVNVITMPHPGFPTDMQQPMAATLCVAEGTSIVEETIYESRTGHISELNRMGAKIRQDGSSAVIQGVGELRGATVHASDLRAGAALCLAGLVAHGETVVKNVHFIDRGYESIENSLQSLGADILRVGTEGTLAEY; encoded by the coding sequence ATGAATTCTCTCGTTATTCGGGGTGGCCGAAAGCTTTCCGGCGAAATCGAAGTTTCTGGAAGCAAGAACATCGCCCTCGCAATTTTATCGTCCGTCGTGTTGGCCGAAGAGCCCGTGGTCTTGCGCAACGTTCCGCGCATCAGCGACACCGAAATTAAAGCTCAACTGCTCGAGGTTTTTGGAGCCAAGGTTCGGTGGGAGGACGACTCGCTTTACATCGACTGCTCCGAACTGAGAGCGGGAGAGGCGGACGAAGAGATGGTCCGCTCGATTCGAACTTCTTTCTACATGGTCGGTCCGCTTTTGGCGCGTATCGGCAAGCTGGATATGCCGGCTCCGGGCGGCTGTAAGATCGGGGCGCGACCGGTCGATCTGCACCTGAAGGGCCTGCACGCCTTGGGTGCGACGATCGACTTGGACGGCGGCGTCTATCGGGCGTCGGCGGAGAAGCTGAGGGGAACCGAAGTTTATTTGGACAAGCCGAGCGCAGGCGCGACTCAGCACATCATGAGCACGGCGGCGCTGGCACACGGCACAACGACGATCACCAACGCGGCGATGGAACCCGAAATCGTGGCACTGGGTCATTTTCTGAACCGCATCGGCGCGAATGTGGAAGGCGCGGGAACGTCCAGCATCACGATTCAGGGCAAAAAAAGCCTGAGCGGCGGGACGTACAAGATTCCGGCCGACCGCATCCAGGCGGGCACGTTCCTGCTGGCGGGCGCGATCACCGGTGGCGACGTGACGGTGAAGGACATTTTGCCGGAGGACCAGACGGCGGTTGTGAACAAGCTTCGCGAGGCAGGAGCGATGATCGAGACCGGGGCGGACTGGGTTCGCGTTGGGGCTCCGAGCCGACTTCAGTCGGTTAACGTGATCACGATGCCGCATCCGGGTTTTCCGACCGACATGCAACAGCCGATGGCGGCGACCCTTTGCGTGGCCGAAGGGACGTCGATTGTGGAAGAGACGATTTATGAGAGCCGAACCGGGCACATCTCGGAATTGAACCGAATGGGAGCCAAGATTCGGCAGGACGGAAGCAGTGCGGTAATCCAGGGGGTCGGCGAGCTGAGAGGCGCAACGGTGCACGCTTCGGACCTGCGCGCGGGCGCGGCTTTGTGCTTGGCCGGACTGGTGGCGCACGGCGAGACCGTGGTCAAAAATGTACACTTTATCGACCGAGGTTATGAATCCATCGAGAACTCCCTACAATCTCTCGGGGCCGATATTCTCCGGGTTGGGACGGAAGGTACTCTAGCTGAATATTGA